The DNA sequence GTCATTCGCTAGCACCTTTATTTTGATATGTAAGGATAAGCTTTAAGTTATTATAAAATAgcgataatataaattattatattcataatgtaatttgaaaaatatgttttgaatgatatgGTTGTGATGACATAGGTATAAGCTCAATTttaatatatacattatataagcataaaaatattgaattataatgaaaatatattacatatatatatatatatatatatatatatatatatatatatatatatatatatatatatatatatatatatatatgattgcatGTAATATAAGAGTATACGTATTTTCTTTGACATACAAAATAAGAGTGAATGAATATATTACATTATGttatgtgtgtatatgttataacttatgatatatatatatatatatatatatatatatatatatatatatatatatatatatatatatatatatatatatatatatatatatatatatatatatatatatatatatatatatgaatgaatatattacattatgttatgtgtgtatatgttatAACTTATAATGTCAGAGTATACATATTTGTTATAATgttataatgtatatatatatatatatatatatatatatatatatatatatatatatatatatatatatatatatatatatatatatatatatatatatatatatgtatgtatatatgtatatatatgtatatatgtatatatatatgtatatatatatgtatatatatatatagtatatgtatgtatgtatgtatgtatgtatatgtatatatatatacatatacatacatacatacatatacatacatacatacatatacatacatacatacatatatatatgtatgtatatatatatatatatatacatatatatatatatatatacatacatatacatacatacatacatacatatatatatatatatatatatatatacatacatatatatatacatatatatatacatatatatatatatacatacatatatatacatacatatatatatatacatatatatatacacacacacatatatatatatatatatatatatacatacatatatatatatatatacatacatatatatataaatacatacatatatatatatatatatatatatttatttatatttatatttatatttatatgtatgtatatatatatatagatatgatgTATAGTGTGGGAgtacacatatatattataacatGTGGTATTGGTATCTACCACAACATGAGACACACTACTCAaaagttttaataattaaatttttgttttttttcttgttattacATAATAGTTTTATAATTTACAACTAGTGTATGAATAACTTAAGATTAATTAAGAAGTATCATGAGAACCATATGACAAAACTAGTAGTTGTAACAATATTTAAGAGGAGACTCGTAAAGCAGAGAGTTAACCACCCATGGATATCAGTAAAATGTTGTAATTAATAGGTTGACGAAATTAGCGGAGAGACGATCTAAACGAATGGAGTAGCTATTAGCTTATGGATAGGAGGTGATTCTGATAGCAGCTCGAGGATAATATATTTTAGAATCAAAAAGTGAGGTTTGGAAAGAATTACCCATCAATTTGTGAAGGTGATACAGATTTGTTATCAACAGAAgaatataaaagaaatattaagtaTGTAAAAGATTTCATAcgaagataaagctatttgtgcaAATGCTGAACAAATGAACTTTATCAAAAAGATGACAACGAATGCCCTATATATCTCCTATTGTATTGTAGCAAAAAAAGGCCTAAGAGATAGAGGAGGCTGATTAAAGTCATAAAACTCTTGAAGTTCATGGCATCACACCAAATTGAATCATAAGTTTTGTAGGCCCAATTAAGGTGATAGTTATGTATGGTTTCAtgacataatataatatttatataaattatacagTATTTCAAGAAAGCATGTTGATTTGTATCTATATTATTATGAAGTACTTGAACCAACAAATTTATGATAATCTTCgagatgaaataataaaaaattttatagaTAGAAAGTGGTCTGAAATCTATAAAAGAATGGGATTATTTTTCTCAAGAATAAATGTAAGATAAATATTGTTTACCCCACCCAACAGCTcttgagataaaaaaaattgacaatgATAGCAATGATATGACGCCCAATGATATGCCAACAAGAGACATAGAAGTGTGAATTAAATCCAAGAAAGTTTTTGAACCTTGGGGGGCGGGGGGTTGCGTGGGTGTTTGTCTCCGCAGGATTCTTTAGTTTTAAGGAGTTTAACAAAACCTAGGACTTTGTTTGTGTAAACTGTGCAATTGGTTTCAAATGAATTACAAGGAATTCCTATATTGTTAGTAGATAGAATGGTATCAGATTTTAAACCTTGGTATTACAGTCTTAAACTTCTAAACCAAAATGTAGAAGGGCGATTTAGCCATTGGATGTTAAGGAGGAATTCCACACCACCTCCACAACTTTGAAGAAATTAAGATAAGAAGTCCAATAATTACAAAATCGACAACATCCGCTACCCTTTTTTGTTTACTGATACGAACCATTGTCATTGCATGATTAGATCCATCAGGAGAGAGAAACTAAGTCTTAaatctataaaattaaaaatatagacTTGGTTAAGAAGCACACAATCTAGTTTACTCATAATTCATTGTGCACCAACTACTTAGATGTTGTATttttcattttcaagtcaaacaaCCCCaattcaaataatataaataacaatCTTTATAAAAGCCGAATTTCCAACAACTCTATCTTGAGGTTAGAAAACTATGCTAAAATTGCTCGAGACAACCCATGGCTCatgaatattataaatataatctaaaatttgAAGAAGATAGTTTCAAAGTTCTTCACAATTAGTCTTAGTATAGAGCCCACATGTTATAGAAAACATGGATGTTTTCTTAAACTGAATATCCTTAAGAATAGAAAACATGACTTGAGGAGAGCTACTCAGCAAATTGAAAACATAGATGAATAGTACTATATTTACTTGAACCCAAGGCTGCAGAATGAAACATTAAGCAATGTGGTTCTTAACGGTAGAAACCCTAACAATCTAGTATTTAGAAGATGCATTAAGACCCCTAATATTTCATATATGAAAATTAATCATAAGGTTAGAATTTTGGATATTTACTCAGGGGTTTAGGATAGTAACCCTATATTTTTCTACACTCATGAAAATCTATCATTACCAATGGGGGGAGAATCTATTTGTGGTGTTACTTACACTAGGCCTTCGAACTGCTTTAGTAGTCTTAGCTGGAGGATCTAATTTTGAGTTTATGCATAATGACTCGATTGATAGGAGCTACAAGCTACTACTTGTCACACGAAACTTGAGCCCTTTTAGAGGGAAAGACTAAAAGTACTTATAATATCACATCCTTCTGAAGGCTGATCTCCCAACTTACCATCACTTTTAGTAACTGTTTCACATATATCTTTTGAAAGGCGTACAAAATCTGAATGTGCATTGTATTTTTGCGTTTGATTTGAAGCAATTCATTATTGCATGATAAAGCATATTGTACGGGGAGTAGTGTGCAAGATTTTAATTGTATTCAACGCTAATGATATAGTTATACTTGTCATTTAGAGTAATTTAAATAGAATCAATGAACTTTTTTGCATGCAGAAACCTCTATACCACTTATTATTGAACTAAGAAATTTAGACACTTCAAAAACAAAAGGTTTGTGTCTAGGAGATTGTAGAATCTTACCCATAGTGGGATAgcagaaaaattaatttttttcaattAAGAATCATAATTTCAAGGACGAAGAATGAGTAATTTGTTACGAATGTACCAAGGTTAAGATTCCATAACTCTAATAAGATcgtcttaattatcatatttaaaaataaatttcttttacttcaaaagaaaagatttgaagAGATCCTACAAGTTTCCAAATAGAATTCATTGGGTTATTGATGGTGTGAAAAAGGAGGGTGTTACTAACAAAGTACCCGATAAGCaagttttttcaataattttcctTGGATACTTTTGATCTATGTAAAGCACTCCATCTTTAGAAAAACTCAGATTCCCATGATAAAGTGTATAATTTTTAGAACAATCTCTGTAACAACATGATGGATGAGGATGTGGCAACCACCTTATCAATACAAGATAAGATGAGGAGGCGATCTACTTTGCACCCATGTGTTAGGTGGTAGGATGCAATTCGGATGGAGAAGCTAAACCCAATTTGTGAAAGCTTCGCCTACTAACTAGCGGAGGGATGGGGTCCATTCCACGTGGATGAGGTGGGGAGAGTAAGGCATCcatgcatgaagaaggagatacaCTTGGATTTTAGAAAAAAATCGCAGGCCAATTCTGGGAAGGAATCGGTGGCATTCTCATAGTAGCTTCTACGTTGATCACTACAACATTGGAAGGGGAGATCACTAGCGATGGACTGAGCTTTGACTAGCTACCGCTCAAACCAAAACATCAAATCCCGATAACATTTTCATACCAAGTATTTAAAacgcaaggagagagagagagagagagagagagagagagagagagagagaaacattaAGACTTGCCATACCCTGACATAAAATTAACATAGACACGCATATTAAGAAAACTGCATTCCGTCATGGGGTTAATAGTGACATAACGCATTATTGGGTCAGTTTATGAGAGGGAAGTGTAACACAAAAGAAGAAACTTCAATGGCTTCATTGCTTATTCCGATTGCTCAGATTTGACTGCACAAGGGAAATGAGACGAACACTTTACCGGTGAAAAACAGCAGGCGTCGGGTTACCATCATTGATTGTAGCTGCGCAGATTGGGCGGCATCCATCGGGGGACGTCCGACGACCGTACCGGCCACTTTAGCCCGCTCTCATCGGGCACGTCCGAATCAACAACCTCGGTGATCTCACCACTTTCTAAGTTCTGAACTCCGACATTCCACACCGACCTATATTCCCCCTGCTCAATCTCTTCTTTGAAGACGAAGTAGATGGCATTCCCCTGGAACCCCAAGTCATCAGCGCCGACGGACACGGACGAGCTCTGGCTCAAGAACAAGATACGGTTGTCGATATCCTCCACTTCGATGGCCACCGCCGGCCTGTTTATGCCGCCTGTCTCCAGCCTGAAGACACGGAATCCGGGGGTCATCTCCCCGTCTGCAGTCCTATTGTAATCGAACGTAACCAGCAGCAGTTCTCCGTTCGATACAACCAAGTGGGTGGGGCGATAAGTGCGCGGCACGCAGGTCGGCATGCCGTACCATGCGGCAATCGTCGCCCTCCCCGGCGGACCTGGGTCAACCTGGAGGACCGCCAAGTAGTCGTTGCCGCCGTATATCGCGCACAGCATCCGGTTGCCGTAGGGAACGACGTCGCGCATCCGGGACGTAGGTTGCACCCCAGGATTCGCGTTTGTCGTCCATGATTCGTCACCTTGGCGCCACGTACACCATCCAATGTTCACGTCGCGTATGAAGAGGACAACCACAAACTCGCGGTCGAGCGTGGGATCCGAGGATAATACAGCCTTCTCTACGACAATCGCGGCCGCATCGGCGTCCGGCGCCACATGATCAAACGGGAGACCATCAAGGGAGGGGAGCCGAATGTCCTCGGCGGTAACGGGGTTGAAGAGGTTGATCAAATGGCCTTCCATAGAGAGGAGGATAAGCCAGCCGAAGGAGGTGCCAATGCAGGACATATTGGCTGTGTTAGGTAGCGAGCGAACATTTCCGGTGGAGGCGCCGGTGAGGCGGAAGGCGGATCGGAATCTTGGTTCAGACgtggagacgaggaggaggaaaggGAGCTGCGTAGGGAGGTGATCCGGCCGGAGGGGGATGGCAGAGCGCCACGATTTGCAGACGGCGCGGAAACGCTGATAATCGTCGGCGCTCGTCAAGAATTGGGAGGTGAGCATGACGAGCTGCGATCGGAGCCCGGCCCACATCGCTCTTCTTGGGACTTCGTCGGCCATCGTGCGTCTCCCTTTCTCGACGTCACTTCCGCCCCTTTAATTCCTTTTTTATTGAATCTTCTTGGTTTGTTAGTGATAAAAGATCTGATTAATCATGATAGAGATAATCTTATATTTGAATAACTGATTCGATTATCATTTGAGTGATTGATAAGGAAAATATCTTACTCAATACATCTATAAATATTATTTCTTAAGTAAATAAAATTATCTCTTTCCTCAATTCAATATGGTATCATAGCACATCGAGCAAGCCTTCCCCTTCAATCTCCTTTCTCCACTGTCGATTATCTCTCTTCGATCCCTTCGCTCAACAATAATTTCTCTGTTGATTAGCCTACTGTCTCTGTAGCAATAATGGCCCATCTCTGCATCGAGCATTTCCCTTGTTACCTTCGTTGATCTGCAGCAACAGTACCCATCCGTCAATCGATTTCCTCATCTATCATCGGTTGTAGCAAAACTTCTGGTCGACGGTCCTTCTCAGACTGAAACATCTTGCTCGGCAGAAGTAGTCTAATCTAATGATGTCGATTTCTTTCAAGCTGCCTCTTCTACTCAGTGACAGACTCTACTTACAACCGCTATTGATTTAACTGGTGGATTTCAAACCGACGAACCTCAATCTAGGCAGCGAACACTGACAGGTTCTGGAACCGGGTTGGGATCATGAAACAACGGCGCTCCTACCCGACATACATCGCCCACCCCAACCCATCCTCTTCATCGTGACACTGAAGGCACTTTCATGAAGGACCTGATCGTCCATCTTCATCTATTGCCCTGAGCATTGTTGTTAACAAGCTCACTCCGACCACCATCCCCACATCTTCCTCACTAGCGAATCACTAGAGGCAAGCATTGTCGAGAAGAAATAAGAGGTAAGCGCCCCCTTCTTCCTCACTATGATCGCCCATCACAAGGAAGTCTCAAATTGTTGCCTCTTCTTCCTTCAGTGGCTGCTCGCCGTTGATTTTCCTCACCGGTGGACTTCAAGTGAGCTGAGCGTCTGCCTTTTCTCTCCTGATCTGCCTTGATGTAGCCTCCTTCTACTCCCTACGCCAGTTATTTTCTCTATGTTTGCCTGCTCCAACAGCCTCCTTCCACTCCCTACACCCACCACCAACCCCCCTTCTTGCTGCTACTCAGCCTCctccttgtcttagtaataaaagtcatagattaTCTATTAGAACATCTTTCATATCCCATTTCAATCCATTTGAAATTATCTACACTAATGTCTAGAGCCCGGTCTAAACCActtcttttgataattttaaattttatatcattttcatatattccTTTACTAAATAGAGCCTATCTCAACCActtcttttgataattttaaattttatatcatcTTCATAGATTACTTTACTAAATATACATAGTTATACCCTCTCAAACATAAATATGAAGTCTCCATAATTTTTACTCATTTTAGAAAGTTAGTCGAGAACTTCttccagtctaccattaaaacagtctatTTTGATAGAGGAGATAAATACCAAGCCCTAAAAACCTATCTCTCATCTCAAGTCACCATCACATACTCTTCAACTAGTTAGAAAACATCGATATATAATTGAAACTGGTTTCACCCTTTTACATCAAGCCTTTATGCCAccaatttttttatcaataaccTTTCAAATTGTAGTCCACCTCATTAATCGCATGCTTACTCCCGTCTTACAACTCTAGTCACCATTtaaaaaactatttcataaaattttaaatctttaaaaacttaaagtatttggttgtttatgttatccctaGTTATGCCCCTATGCTTCATATAAGTTAACACCAAGATCCATGCCGTGCATCTTCATAGGGTacttactctcttgaacataatgcttttcgatgttaTGATCCTCAAACTCAAAAAATCCTTATATCAtgtcatattatttttatcaagtcTATCTTTTCCTTCTAAAATCATGGGTCTTCAATAATATGAGCCACTCTAACAATCCTACATCACTGGATTCATATGAATACACCTGATACCCCCTTAAACAAATTTATTACCATGCCAACTAGCACTTCTTATCAAAACATACACTCCCTTACTCTAATTCAACAACTCTTCACTCCTTCTACAACTTCTCGATAATTCAACCTGTAATGCCCGATGAAGCATCACCCTTAGCACCATAAATGATGTCTTTATCCTCTCCTTAACTAAGTAAAACTGAAGTGCATCAACCTAATCAGGTACATGTCAATGACCCTCCACCAATTTCTATACCTATGACAACCCAATAATATAATCACACCAAGACATcatatgacaacacgctccaaaagtgatattttcaaactatatcaAATCTTTGACTCTCATGCTACCATAAACTCTCCACCTGAACCTATTTAACCTACAACAATCActtaagcccaaaaatctccacactagtgtaaagccatgtgtgaagaatatgatactCTACTCTATAATGTCACATGAACCATTGTACTATTTCATTACACaatatatcatcgggtgtaagtggatcTTTCAAATTAAGTAGAATCCAAATAGATCCATTGTCAAATACAAAGCATGTCTAG is a window from the Musa acuminata AAA Group cultivar baxijiao chromosome BXJ2-1, Cavendish_Baxijiao_AAA, whole genome shotgun sequence genome containing:
- the LOC103998599 gene encoding probable F-box protein At1g44080 — protein: MADEVPRRAMWAGLRSQLVMLTSQFLTSADDYQRFRAVCKSWRSAIPLRPDHLPTQLPFLLLVSTSEPRFRSAFRLTGASTGNVRSLPNTANMSCIGTSFGWLILLSMEGHLINLFNPVTAEDIRLPSLDGLPFDHVAPDADAAAIVVEKAVLSSDPTLDREFVVVLFIRDVNIGWCTWRQGDESWTTNANPGVQPTSRMRDVVPYGNRMLCAIYGGNDYLAVLQVDPGPPGRATIAAWYGMPTCVPRTYRPTHLVVSNGELLLVTFDYNRTADGEMTPGFRVFRLETGGINRPAVAIEVEDIDNRILFLSQSSSVSVGADDLGFQGNAIYFVFKEEIEQGEYRSVWNVGVQNLESGEITEVVDSDVPDESGLKWPVRSSDVPRWMPPNLRSYNQ